The following proteins come from a genomic window of Leptospira bandrabouensis:
- a CDS encoding alpha-E domain-containing protein — translation MLSRVAESVFWMNRYIERAENYSRFIDVNHQLSLDLNEDVPNQWLPLVHTTGDIELFEKRYSAPTPVNVIRFMTFDEENPNSIFQCLSRARENARTIRENISTSMWEVLNEFYLFVKDYRKVYLESAELHGDTLSMGLSEFLSTVRKSCQSFYGCSDATISHDEVWNFSLLGRFLERADKTTRILDMKYFILLPSVHDVGSTLDLLQWLSLLKSASAHEMYNQKYKRVDPKDIAEFLILNETFPRSIFFCLQEMQDALEKISGIKEGLPRNLAQDATTVYLNRLRSENINSIFDKGLHEYLDDIQIELNHIGSKIVERFFTN, via the coding sequence ATGTTAAGCCGAGTTGCTGAATCAGTATTTTGGATGAATCGATATATCGAGAGGGCAGAAAACTACTCGAGGTTTATTGATGTGAATCATCAGTTGTCTTTGGATTTGAATGAAGATGTTCCCAACCAGTGGTTACCACTTGTGCATACAACTGGTGACATTGAATTATTTGAGAAAAGATATTCTGCTCCGACCCCAGTCAATGTCATACGTTTTATGACTTTTGATGAGGAGAATCCAAATTCAATTTTTCAATGTTTGTCAAGAGCAAGAGAGAATGCTCGTACGATTCGAGAAAACATTTCTACTTCTATGTGGGAAGTTTTAAACGAATTTTATCTTTTTGTGAAAGATTATCGTAAAGTGTATTTGGAAAGTGCTGAACTACATGGAGATACACTTTCGATGGGACTTTCTGAATTCTTAAGTACAGTACGTAAAAGTTGTCAAAGTTTTTACGGATGTTCTGATGCTACGATTTCTCATGACGAAGTATGGAATTTTTCTTTGCTTGGTAGATTTTTAGAACGTGCTGATAAAACTACGAGAATTCTCGATATGAAGTATTTTATTCTACTACCATCCGTTCACGATGTAGGTTCTACCTTAGATTTACTGCAGTGGTTGTCTTTATTGAAATCAGCATCGGCTCACGAGATGTACAATCAAAAATACAAACGAGTGGATCCTAAAGATATAGCTGAGTTTCTAATTCTTAATGAGACATTTCCAAGATCTATTTTCTTTTGTTTGCAAGAAATGCAAGATGCGTTGGAGAAAATTTCAGGAATCAAGGAAGGTTTACCAAGAAACCTCGCACAAGATGCCACTACCGTATATTTGAATCGATTGCGATCAGAAAATATCAATTCCATTTTTGATAAAGGTCTACATGAATATTTGGATGATATTCAAATAGAGCTCAATCATATAGGTTCCAAAATTGTGGAACGTTTTTTTACAAACTAA